From Coffea arabica cultivar ET-39 chromosome 2e, Coffea Arabica ET-39 HiFi, whole genome shotgun sequence, the proteins below share one genomic window:
- the LOC113730288 gene encoding staphylococcal-like nuclease CAN2, with translation MGNALRLFCGYCCKPTSESDSPGGLSALAHDLYNFEITSQVPEGLSEHVVSSKKAQANWYKKLSAAWRESKPPPKTPEEASRLIIQTLKRHQKADVEGLLVFYRLPLPHTLVELTDGTPPPHPQGLQFELQTLPVDAKAVADGDTITVYVSTTDPRESSSVPRDVQVAAVQRSKARAVKNYAKADALHKQIVDAGYRVLMIQNVEILARKYRIRLRGIDAPESAMPYGKEAKEELTRIVQGKCLRVLVFDQDRYGRSVGDIYCNGIFVQESMLKKGLAWHYTAYDRRPELDKWEKDARAKRLGLWASSNPEKPWEWRKDRREER, from the exons atgggAAACGCTCTGAGGTTATTCTGTGgatattgttgcaagcctacATCAGAATCGGATTCCCCGGGTGGCCTTTCAGCTCTAGCTCATGATCTTTATAACTTCGAAATTACCTCCCAG GTTCCTGAAGGACTGAGTGAGCATGTTGTGTCATCGAAAAAGGCTCAAGCTAATTG GTACAAAAAGCTTTCCGCTGCATGGCGAGAATCGAAACCTCCACCTAAAACACCGGAAGAAGCCTCGAGGCTTATAATCCAGACCTTAAAAAGGCACCAGAAGGCTGATGTTGAG GGTTTATTGGTTTTTTATCGTCTTCCTCTGCCACATACTCTGGTTGAGCTGACTGATGGCACTCCTCCTCCACACCCGCAAGGACTCCAGTTCGAATTGCAAACACTTcca GTAGACGCAAAGGCAGTAGCAGATGGAGATACAATAACTGTCTACGTTAGTACCACGGATCCTAGGGAGTCGTCATCTGTTCCCAGGGATGTACAAGTTGCTGCTGTTCAAAGATCAAAAGCGCGTGCAGTCAAAAATTATGCAAAAGCAGATGCATTGCATAAGCAAATCGTGGATGCAGGATACCG GGTACTGATGATTCAAAATGTGGAAATTCTAGCTCGAAAATATAGGATCAGATTAAG GGGAATAGATGCGCCAGAGAGCGCTATGCCATACGGGAAAGAAGCCAAGGAAGAGCTGACTAGAATAGTTCAGGGAAAGTGCTTGAGGGTTCTTGTATTTGATCAGGATCGTTATGGGCGCAGTGTAGGAGATATATACTGCAACGGCATATTTGTACAG GAATCAATGCTTAAGAAAGGTCTAGCCTGGCATTACACTGCCTATGACAGACGCCCAGAGCTAGACAAG TGGGAGAAAGATGCTCGAGCCAAGCGACTTGGACTGTGGGCTTCGTCAAACCCTGAGAAGCCATGGGAATGGAGGAAAGACAGACGTGAAGAAAGATAG